One window of the Eucalyptus grandis isolate ANBG69807.140 chromosome 6, ASM1654582v1, whole genome shotgun sequence genome contains the following:
- the LOC104448600 gene encoding uncharacterized protein LOC104448600, translating into MSQSGFGWDNVNKRVVVEDPSKWESHIKENVEWAKFKNDGFPQYPELCIVFGGTYATGEYGIGNAQDLTVSEEDDNGDGNVGGDNSGCNAYGDNSGGNAYGDDGGGHTDDFSDHYTDERVFTSDNAATSTRGKHKMDRTPNTKRRRKSIHNNIDDTCKAIQDFLKVRSSQYGSGSAASGVMPSPVDPFSVVDVMDILISMPEIDQDVYNKAMERACNSASWRVAFIKSPPERRNGLLYHL; encoded by the exons ATGTCTCAATCTGGATTTGGTTGGGATAATGTGAATAAAAGAGTTGTTGTCGAAGATCCAAGTAAATGGGAATCTCACATCAAG GAGAATGTAGAGTgggcaaaattcaagaatgatgGATTTCCCCAGTATCCCGAGCTATGTATTGTATTTGGTGGTACATATGCTACTGGAGAATATGGCATTGGAAATGCTCAAGATTTGACGGTGTCGGAGGAAGATGACAATGGTGATGGCAATGTAGGCGGTGACAACAGTGGTTGCAATGCATATGGTGACAACAGTGGTGGCAATGCCTatggtgatgatggtggtggcCATACAGATGACTTCAGTGATCACTACACTGATGAGAGAGTCTTTACATCAGACAATGCTGCAACTTCAACTCGTGGAAAGCACAAAATGGATAGGACTCCAAATactaagaggagaaggaagagtaTCCATAACAATATTGATGACACTTGCAAAGCCATACaagactttttgaaagttaGGTCAAGTCAATATGGTAGTGGCTCTGCGGCCTCTGGGGTTATGCCATCACCTGTGGACCCTTTCTCCGTAGTTGATGTGATGGACATTCTAATTAGTATGCCTGAGATAGACCAAGATGtttacaataaagcaatggAACGAGCATGCAATAGTGCCTCATGGAGGGTGGCTTTCATTAAATCCCCACCTGAAAGGAGAAATGGACTTCTTTATCATCTTTAG
- the LOC104451397 gene encoding receptor-like serine/threonine-protein kinase SD1-8 — SGTDDIDLPLYNFTAVAVATNHFSQTNKLGAGGFGSVYKGRLSSGQEVAVKRLSKYSGQGPDEFMNEVLLIARLQHRNLVGLVGCCIEGEERMLIYEYMPNKSLDYLIFDHDRSSSLAWKRRFDIVLGIARGLLYLHQDSKLQVIHRDLKASNILLDADMNPKISDFGLARNFQGDDTEAKTRRIVGTYGYMSPEYAFDGKFSVKSDIFSFGVLLLEIVSSKRNRGFQHPDHHHNLLGHAWLLWGEGRAMELIDVSLGNSILESQVERCIQVGLLCVQKFPEDRPTTSSVVFMLANEGATLPPPKEPGFFGERSSGSSDAYLVKEEAYTPNVITVTLPEGR, encoded by the exons AGTGGGACGGATGACATTGACTTGCCATTATATAATTTCACTGCTGTTGCTGTTGCCACCAACCATTTCTCTCAAACAAACAAGCTAGGAGCGGGCGGCTTTGGTTCTGTCTACAAG GGAAGACTTTCCTCAGGACAAGAAGTAGCAGTGAAGAGGCTGTCAAAATATTCTGGGCAAGGTCCGGACGAGTTTATGAATGAAGTCCTTCTAATCGCCAGACTTCAGCACCGGAATCTTGTTGGACTTGTTGGCTGCTGCATTGAGGGtgaagaaagaatgttaatttatgaatacatgccAAACAAAAGCTTGGATTATCTCATTTTTG ATCATGATAGAAGTTCCTCTCTGGCATGGAAAAGGCGATTTGACATTGTTTTAGGAATTGCCCGAGGACTTCTTTATCTCCACCAGGATTCAAAATTACAAGTTATTCACAGAGACCTTAAAGCAAGTAACATTTTGTTAGATGCTGACATGAATCCAAAGATTTCGGATTTTGGCCTAGCAAGGAACTTTCAAGGAGATGACACAGAGGCAAAGACAAGAAGAATAGTTGGTACATA TGGTTACATGTCCCCTGAGTATGCCTTTGACGGAAAATTCTCTGTGAAGTCTGACATTTTCAGCTTTGGTGTGCTTTTGTTGGAGATAGTAAGTAGCAAAAGGAATAGAGGATTTCAGCATCCTGATCATCATCACAACCTTCTTGGGCAC GCATGGTTGCTATGGGGCGAAGGGAGGGCCATGGAACTCATCGATGTATCTTTAGGCAACTCTATTCTCGAGTCTCAAGTAGAGAGATGCATTCAAGTGGGCTTGTTATGTGTCCAAAAGTTTCCTGAAGATAGGCCGACAACGTCCAGTGTTGTTTTCATGTTGGCAAATGAAGGAGCAACCTTGCCGCCGCCTAAAGAGCCTGGTTTCTTCGGTGAGAGAAGTTCAGGTAGCTCAGATGCATATTTAGTTAAGGAAGAAGCCTACACACCCAATGTCATTACGGTCACATTGCCGGAAGGTCGTTAG
- the LOC120294315 gene encoding G-type lectin S-receptor-like serine/threonine-protein kinase At4g27290: MADYPIFSFFCTSIVVLSLLRLSTAVDTLTSAQFIKEGETLVSAGRKFELGFFSAGRSKSNFLGIRFVASPDTVVWVANRNNPLTDSNGTLEISNEGELVLLNQSRSVIWSTNSTKVLRNPIVQLLDSGNLVLRESNSLDSVDYSWQSFDYPSDTILVGMTVEWNFKTGLEHYLTSWRSTDDPSPGDYTFRYKIDGLPQLEIISHGSAKVYRTGPWDGVKFGGVSNELNIVVKAIAIYNKTGAYFAFRALKDDITAKVTLSSDGFVHCHLLKSGSMKWDLMALCQSHKKIGTCLIQQRGA; encoded by the exons ATGGCAGATTATCCTATCTTTAGCTTCTTCTGCACTTCCATCGTGGTTTTGTCACTGCTGCGCTTGTCTACTGCAGTTGACACCCTGACTTCAGCACAATTTATTAAAGAGGGAGAGACATTAGTTTCCGCAGGCAGAAAATTTGAGCTCGGTTTCTTTTCTGCTGGAAGGTCAAAGAGCAATTTCCTGGGGATACGGTTCGTGGCGAGTCCTGATACGGTTGTTTGGGTTGCTAATAGGAACAATCCACTCACTGATTCAAATGGTACTCTGGAAATAAGCAATGAAGGCGAACTTGTTCTTCTCAACCAATCAAGGAGTGTCATTTGGTCAACGAATTCAACTAAGGTTCTCCGTAACCCAATTGTACAGCTCCTAGATTCTGGTAACCTTGTTCTTAGGGAAAGCAACAGTTTAGATTCTGTTGATTACTCATGGCAAAGCTTTGATTACCCATCAGACACGATTTTGGTTGGTATGACAGTGGAATGGAACTTTAAAACCGGTTTGGAACATTATCTGACTTCCTGGAGAAGCACAGACGATCCTTCCCCTGGAGATTATACATTCAGATACAAAATCGATGGGTTACCTCAACTTGAAATAATCAGCCATGGTTCAGCCAAAGTATATCGAACTGGGCCATGGGATGGAGTTAAATTTGGTGGCGTTTCCAATGAGCTGAATATCGTTGTTAAAGCCATCGCTATTTACAACAAAACGGGTGCCTATTTTGCGTTTCGAGCTTTGAAGGACGATATCACTGCCAAAGTCACATTAAGCTCAGATGGGTTTGTGCATTGTCATCTTCTGAAGAGCGGAAGCATGAAATGGGATCTAAT GGCTTTATGCCAGAGTCACAAGAAGATTGGGACATGCTTAATTCAACAGAGGGGTGCATAA